acCAAAACATTTATCAAGAACATTAGAAGGTACCATCATCCAAAATATAGCATCGTGCAACAGTAAATGCAGTTTTTAATAACATTTCAGACCAAAAAGCAACCTTCTAGTTTTTCTAAAAGATTTCATACCAAAAGTATTTTGTTAACAATTTAACCGTTAAGAACAAACAACAAATTGAAATGTCATTGTTTCCGTAAAAAATGTCGGTTTTAATGATTAAAAGTGCTTACTGGTGTCAGTTTCAATGATTAAAAGTTCCTACAGATATCGACAAATTCAATAAAGAAATGGACACCAATAATATTTGTCAACAACTTTTAACTTGTCGTCATTCAAAATATAACTTCTGCAATAGTGAACACAATTTTTCTCATAAAATTTCAGACCATAAGTAATTGACTAGTGTTTTTCACAAGTTTCCATCCCAAAATTACCTTTTTAACCATTTAGCCGTTAATGAGAAACAACAAATCTAACCTTCATTGGTTTCGTTAAAAGAGTTATCTGTTTTAATTACTAAAAGTGCTTActaaaatctgaaaattcaaTAACTCTAGCATAACTACTTGTCAACAACTTTAGAAAGTAAATTCTGAATTTGAGACTAACTTGCCTCCATACAAAATATAACTATCTGCAACTATCAACAAAAGTTTTTGTCATAAGCTATCAGACCAAAATCGTATAGTTTTGTCACAAGATTTCATATCAACATATTCttagaaaaaaatagttaacaGATTTGACGACAAATGACAAATCATccttcattttctctattaaatattgttggttttaatgatttaaagtttttattaatatcGACAAACTcaataaagaaatgaaaacCAAAACATTTGTCAAGAACATTAGAAGGTAAATTCTTAATCTGAGACTTTAACTTACCGTCATCCAAAATATAGCATCGTGTAAGACAGTAACAGTAAATgcagtattttttaaatatcatttcaGACCAAAAAGCAACCTTCTAGTTTTTCTACAAGATTTCATACCAAAAGTATTTTGTTAACAATTTAACCGTTAAGAACAAACAACAAATTGAAATGTCATTGTTTCCGTAAAAAATGTCGGCTTTAGTGATTAAAAGTGCTTACTGGTGTCAGTTTCAATGATTAAAAGTGCTTACTAATATCGACAAATTCAATAAAGAAATGGAAACCAATAAAATTTGTCAACAACGTTAGAATCAAAGAATTTAACTTGTCGTCATCCAAAATATAACTTCTGCAATAGTGAACACAATTTTTTCTCATAATATTTCATACCAGAAGTAATTGACTAGTGTTTTCACAAGTGTCCATACCAAAATTACCTTTTTAACCATTTATCCGTAAATGAGAAACAACAAATCAAACCTTCATTGGTTTCGTTAAAAGAGTTATCTGTTTTAATGACTAAAAGTGCTTACTAACATCTGAAAATTCGATAACTAACATAACTACTTGTCAACAACTTTAGAAAGTAAATTCTGAATTTGAGACTTTAACTTGCCTccataaaaaatataactttctGCAACTATCAACAAAAGTTTTTGTCATAAGCTATCAGACCAAAAGTAATCGTCTAGTTTTGTCACAAGATTTCATATCAAACATATTCTTAGAAAAAGATAGTTAACAGATTTGATGACAAATCATccttcattttctctattaaatatagttggttttaatgattaAAGTGTTTATTAATATCGACAAACTcaataaagaaatgaaaacCAAAACATTTGTCAAGAAAATTAGAAGGTAAATTCTTAATCTGAGACTTTAACTTACCGTCATCCAAAATATAGCATCGTGTAATAGTAaatgcagtttttttttaaaataacatttcaGACCAAAAAGCAACCTTCTAGTTTTTCTACAAGATTTCATACCAAAAGTATTTTGTTAACAATTTAACCGTTAAGAACAAACGATAAATTGAAATGTCATTATTTCCGTAAAAAATGTCGGTTTTAATGATTAATAGTGCTTACTAATATTAGTTTTAATGATTAAAAGTTCTTACTAATATCGACAAATTCAATAAAGAAATGGAAACCAATAATATTTGTCAACAACGTTAGAATAAAAGAATTCAACTTGTCGTCATCCAAAATATAACTTCTGCAATAGTTAACACAATTTATTTTGTCATAAGATTTCAGACCAAAAGTAATCAGCTGGTTTTGTCTCAAGATTTGATACCAAAATTGTTCTTACTAATTTAGTCTTTAGTGAAAAATGATTAATAGAACCTTCATaggttttgttaaaaataatatcttaatattaaAATGCTTACTAATATCAGaaaattagataaataaatgaCAAACACTTGTCAACAACATTAGAAAGTAAATGGCTGAATTTGAGACTTTAAGTTCCCGTCATCCAGAATCAACCATCCACAAAACCAGTACAACTGTTTTTCATTGGATTTTAGGTCAAAACCATCAACTGATATctgatttataaaaataaaatatatatttttgatattttcatcagttaattataatttgattatatatatatatatatatatatataataattttccaAACTCATACCTCTATGGAAAATATAGGACATTCTTACTCATTAAAACttaagagaaaaaagaaaaagaaacatttaataaaatataaattattttaaataatactaatatattataaattaatatttaaaataatttcaattttatttaattttaagcACAAAATTCTATTCattgtttaaattttctttattagtATTTCCTTTATTTGATTCATTATATCATTTTGTTATCACACTGCAGCCAAAgttattgtttaatcttttcGTTAACAGTTActtaaatattaacaataagaATTCCAATCTTGAACTGTTACTATTTTAAGTTTTCATTATGATCTTTTAATTAATAATGACATATTAGAAtagctaaagaaaaaaaaacagaaaataataaaaattattgaaCAACAATTGTTTTCAGCATAAGTTGAAGGTATTAGAATTGCTGTTATCCAATTCTAATACCTTCAACTTATGCTGAAAACAATTGTTGttcaataatttttattattttctgttttttttttctttatgcttTATTGAATATTGTTTAGGCTTTAGTATTAAGGGGTTGGGGTTGagtttataaaagttttataaacatttagaaaaattaGCTTACTGttattttatcacaaatttagagtatttattaaaatagtcattttttttacaacaatatGGTTAATCGCTTAAGAGACCACCGGTTCAGATAGCCAAACCGAAGGTAGGGAATCGACATATAACTTAGCTGAAGGTGAACTCCTCGCATCGTGTGCAAACTTGTCCGCCATTGTGTTTTGTGTCCTTGGAATATGTCTGATCTTGAAGGTAGGGAAGAAGGTCTTACTGCGAGAAAATTCTTCCATATGTGTAGCAAAAGCTGGCCATTTGTTAGGTGAAAATACCATCTTCACCagttgagaacaatccgttgcaaataCTACGTTTGAGAATTGCAGATTCTTCATGCACTTCATCGCCCAAATCAAGGCTTCACATTCCGCATGTAAAGGTGATAGGCTTCTTCGAAGATTCATTGTCCCCATCATAACATCCTCATGATCCATTTTCCGTCAATACCAACCCTGTCATGTGTAAATATCTTGCTCCCTCCAACCTCCATCGATAAAGCAGATTCTGCTATCCTCCATATACTGCCAGTTAATCTCTGTCTGGAATTGTCCCTGATTTTTCTGTAATAATAGTTGCGCGTCCGCCCAAAGTGTGCCTTCAACTTCCGCTCGACGCAGGACTTCATGAGGGTTCCCATTTTTATTCTGATAAATTTTATCATTTCTGGTTTTccatatataccataaaatccatGGAAAATAATCAGCATCTACCTCCTTTGGCAATCTCCAAAAAGGTAATCTAGACTAGTGAAAACCGATGATGATCGGAAAATTGCAAGAAGAGAAGGGATCCGAGATAAAGCTCACGTTTGTAACGTTGGATGGCATTCAAAGAGAATATGGTTTACGGTTTCCTCCTATGCACCACAAATACTACACCATAGGTCACATTGTATACCATGTGCCTTAAGATTCTTTGCTACTGGCAGAGTTCCCGATAATACTTGCCAATCGAAATTCCTTAATTTTGGAGAGAAATTAAGTTTCCATGCAAACGCCAATAGAAGTTTAATACTCGGACCATGACTTATCACCATAGGTCCCTTATCTGGATAAGACGACTCAGTTCGGAAACCTGATTTAACCGAATATTTCCCAGATTCTGTAAACACCCATCCATACATATCTGGCCTTTGCGTCCTGCTAACTTCCAAACCTCGAATAGTCTTCACATCGTCTGGTTGGAAATACTCATTAAGCAAATCCACATTCCAAAAACGGTCGATCGGATTGATGAGATCGTCCACCACAAGAGACGGGtttaattgaaattttattaatagtcATTCATTATTGTACATCATTAAGAAAAATAGTCATTCATTAAtagtaaattttgaaaattcgtATCAAACTTGTGGTAGAattaaatttttcttatttatattaaaaattgaaatactGCCACAAGGTAAAAATGCTATATGTAATCATATTTTCAAGATGATTGCAGTAGTTTTTCAATAAATATGACACTAATATTGTCTTTTACTGCGAAGTTAGATAGTCAAGTTAAACATTAACTATTTTAAACAGATGCCTATATTTTAAGTAGTTcactgtaaatataaaataatgggTGTCagtaaaattttaagaaaatttggTCAGTTTTAGAAAAACTGTTATTTCTCAGAAATTTAGTAGTCATCCAACTTATATACTTGATGTGTAtttctaaattaaataaaaatctcagaataataaatgttttcaGATTCTGTTTTTGGCACATATGTTatacttttattcaaatttatacaAAACAAGTATTAATATCTAAGCAAGTATAGTAGTTAATATCATAGTCAACAATGTTAAAAAATAGCATAGTCAAAACAGATATATATGATCATACATCCTCTCTGCCAACTCACCATTCAAATTGTAAGCCACACAGATTAATAGTTATATTTGTTACCTTATGCTCTTAAATTTGTAACGTTTATGCTAGGCTGTATTTCAACTGAACTCTTCTTTATTTACATAAATTAGGTATATAGTTCCAAAACAGTCAGCACTAATAAAAACCATTTTGCATTGTCTTACAAGtgtcaaaatatattaagattCCATATTTCATCCTTTTTGCTCACACATATCATGATATTACAGTGTCCTCATATATACTCGATAACAACACAATTAATGAACATCTCTCGATAAcacaaaatagaaaaactatCAGATCTAAAACACAGAAAGATATGGAGACTGTAGTGGTGATTGTGGGAGCTGGACCAGCCGGTTTAGCAACATCAGTTTGTCTAAACAAACACTCAATCCCAAACGTGATCCTCGAGAAAGAAGATATATATGCATCACTTTGGAAGAAACGATCCTACGACCGTCTCAAACTTCACTTAGCCAAAAGCTTTTGTCAGCTACCTTTCATGCCGCATGGTCCCGAAGTTCCAACCTTCATGCCCAAAAATCTTTTCATTGACTACCTTGACGCTTACGTAACCCGTTTCCAGATAAATCCTAGATACAACCGAACTGTTAAGTTGTCAACGTTCAATATGTCCAACAACACGTGGAGGGTAGAGGCGGAAAACACAACGACCGGGGAAACCGAGGTGTACTGGTCGAAGTTTGTTGTCGTTGCGACCGGAGAGAACGGAGACCAATACATCCCGGCGGTGGAAGGGATTACTACTTTCCCCGGTGAAATTGTGCACTCTAGTGTGTACAAGTCGGGTCATAACTTTAGCGGTAAAAACGTTCTTGTAGTAGGAGGGGGAAACTCGGGTATGGAGATTAGCTATGATCTTAATAACCACGATGCTAATACAGCCGTTCTCATTAGAACTCCAGTAAGTATTAATTCATTAATGTTCATTTGGtcttttgattattattttctgaATACATGAACGTTAAAGTTACACACTTCTTTTGCATGTCAAAATGTTGTTTAGAATTTgcttttttttctaatatgaaATAATTACTCATATACCTCTTAATTAATGATAATTGATACTTTGCCCAtcatagtttaatattttttggattATTGATATTGCTGATGGAAATGACATTTGACTTAGCttagtataatatataacactatATTTGGTTCCTTCAActttaacaaagaaaataaatcttaattttctcaaaaataatAAACGCTTAATTAGCATATACCTAATAATCTTAAGCTTTTTTGCGTTACCATTTGTCATTTTACAAGTTCATTATCTAAATGTATGCAGAGACATGTACTCACCAAAGAAGAGGCATATTTAGGGATGTGGTTGTTGAAGTATTTACCGGTGAAAGTGGTTGACATATTGGTAATGATGATGGCTAAAACAAGATTATTTATGTATGGAGATCCCTCCAAGTATGGGCTCCTCAGACCAAAACAAGGTCCATTTGCCACCAAATTCCTCACCGGCAGAACTCCAGTCATTGATGTGGGAGCTGTCCAAGAGATTCGCGAAGGCAAGATTCAGGTATCTTCcattgtccatcaaatttatattcatatttgtTAATTTAGTTGCATATGAAATAATTCAATAActaaaagatatatatagacATATGACAAATGaagaattaataaattaaaagtgcaaacaagaaaattttttataaaggaaaaagataataaaagaaagaaataaaaaggtaTAAAAAGTAATGTAAATCTAT
The Raphanus sativus cultivar WK10039 chromosome 1, ASM80110v3, whole genome shotgun sequence DNA segment above includes these coding regions:
- the LOC108848520 gene encoding uncharacterized protein LOC108848520 encodes the protein MDHEDVMMGTMNLRRSLSPLHAECEALIWAMKCMKNLQFSNVVFATDCSQLVKMVFSPNKWPAFATHMEEFSRSKTFFPTFKIRHIPRTQNTMADKFAHDARSSPSAKLYVDSLPSVWLSEPVVS
- the LOC108839295 gene encoding probable indole-3-pyruvate monooxygenase YUCCA10, translating into METVVVIVGAGPAGLATSVCLNKHSIPNVILEKEDIYASLWKKRSYDRLKLHLAKSFCQLPFMPHGPEVPTFMPKNLFIDYLDAYVTRFQINPRYNRTVKLSTFNMSNNTWRVEAENTTTGETEVYWSKFVVVATGENGDQYIPAVEGITTFPGEIVHSSVYKSGHNFSGKNVLVVGGGNSGMEISYDLNNHDANTAVLIRTPRHVLTKEEAYLGMWLLKYLPVKVVDILVMMMAKTRLFMYGDPSKYGLLRPKQGPFATKFLTGRTPVIDVGAVQEIREGKIQVINGGIGSIEGKTLTFENGLKQDFDAIVFATGYKSSVCNWLKNYEYVMKDDGFPKNPMPKHWKGENNVYCAGFSKKGIAGAAQDAMSVAQDIKSILETDRY